In a genomic window of Caloenas nicobarica isolate bCalNic1 chromosome 1, bCalNic1.hap1, whole genome shotgun sequence:
- the LOC135990258 gene encoding cystatin-B-like — protein sequence MAEKKQRRRRSKAKQQKTQQKRERVLLVSTFYIQDIVKPQLEEKEGKTFDVFTAVEFKTQVVAGTNYFIKVHVGNDEFMHLRVFRSLPHENKPLSLHSYQSSKTKQDELAFF from the exons atggcagaaaagaagcagagacgaAGGAGAAGCAAagcgaagcagcagaagacccagcagaagagagagagagtccttttGGTCTCCACCTTCTATATCCAGGATatc GTGAAACCTcagctagaagaaaaagaagggaaaacctTTGATGTCTTCACTGCAGTGGAGTTTAAAACTCAGGTGGTTGCTGGAACAAACTACTTCATCAAG GTCCATGTTGGCAATGATGAGTTCATGCACCTGCGGGTGTTCAGGAGCCTTCCTCACGAGAACAAGCCGCTGAGTCTCCACAGTTACCAGAGCAGCAAGACTAAGCAGGATGAACTGGCTTTTTTCTAG
- the LOC136001315 gene encoding cystatin-A-like, with the protein MSPTLGGLSETKPATPEVQEIVDKVKLQFESRVNKTCEIFKAISYRTQVVAGTNYFIKVQDSDDNYVHLRVFQGLPAENDCPSLVSFQTGKTRDDPLTYF; encoded by the exons ATGTCGCCGACTCTTGGGGGCTTATCTGAGACCAAGCCTGCTACTCCCGAAGTGCAGGAAATTGTTGACAAG GTGAAGCTACAATTTGAAAGCAGAGTAAACAAGACATGTGAAATCTTTAAAGCCATATCATATAGGACTCAGGTGGTTGCTGGAACAAACTACTTTATTAAG GTCCAAGATTCTGATGACAACTATGTCCACTTAAGGGTGTTTCAGGGCCTCCCTGCTGAGAACGACTGTCCCAGCCTTGTCAGTTTTCAGACCGGGAAAACCAGAGATGATCCTCTGACCTACTTCTGA
- the LOC135990190 gene encoding extracellular calcium-sensing receptor-like codes for MANLPLVTSCILVKTNRVLLVFEAKIPTSLHRKQWGLNLQFLLVFLCTFVQIVICVIWLYTAPPSSYRNHELEDEIIFITCHKGSLMALSFLIGYTCLLVAICFFFAFKSQKLPENFNEAKFITFSMLIFFIVWISFIPAYASTYGTFVSAVEVIAILAASFRLLACIFFNKVYTILFKPSRNTIEEVRCSTAAHAFKVAARATLRRSNMSHKRSNSLGGSTGSTPSSSISSKSNHEDPFPLPAAAERQRQQQRGCKQKVSFGSGTVTLSLSFEEPQKNAMANRNAKRRNSLEAQNSDDSLMRHRVLLPLQNSEPLSAEPGFQAASSPESSSQESVVGDAKEEVPSAEVDPPLLSANSRNFIGTGGGSVTENTVHS; via the coding sequence ATGGCAAACCTGCCCCTTGTCACCTCCTGCATCCTGGTGAAAACCAACCGTGTCCTGCTTGTCTTTGAGGCAAAGATCCCCACGAGCCTCCACCGAAAGCAGTGGGGCCTCAACCTCCAGTTCCTCCTGGTTTTCTTGTGTACATTCGTGCAGATTGTCATCTGTGTGATTTGGCTTTACACAGCCCCACCATCCAGTTACCGAAACCATGAACTGGAGGATGAGATTATCTTCATCACCTGCCACAAAGGCTCCCTGATGGCCCTCAGCTTTCTCATTGGCTACACCTGCCTCCTGGTGGCCATCTGCTTCTTCTTTGCCTTCAAGTCTCAAAAGCTGCCTGAGAACTTTAATGAGGCCAAGTTCATCACCTTCAGCATGCTGATCTTCTTCATCGTCTGGATCTCCTTCATCCCTGCTTATGCCAGCACGTACGGCACGTTCGTCTCTGCCGTGGAGGTGATTGCGATACTGGCTGCCAGCTTCAGGCTCCTGGCCTGCATCTTCTTCAACAAAGTCTACACCATCCTCTTCAAGCCCTCCCGCAACACAATCGAGGAGGTGCGCTGCAGCACAGCCGCCCACGCTTTCAAGGTGGCTGCCAGGGCTACGCTGAGACGGAGCAACATGTCACACAAGCGTTCCAACAGCCTGGGGGGCTCCACCGGCTCCacaccttcctcctccatcaGCAGCAAGAGCAACCATGAAGACCCGTTTCCTCTACCAGCTGCCGCCGAgcggcagcgccagcagcagcgtggCTGCAAGCAGAAAGTCAGCTTCGGGAGCGGCACGGTCACCCTGTCGCTGAGCTTTGAGGAGCCGCAGAAGAACGCCATGGCCAACAGGAACGCCAAGCGCAGGAACTCCCTGGAGGCCCAGAACAGCGACGACAGCCTGATGCGGCACCGGGTCCTGCTTCCCCTGCAGAACAGTGAGCCCCTCAGCGCCGAGCCCGGTTTCCAGGCAGCTTCTAGCCCGGAGAGCAGCTCACAGGAGTCAGTGGTGGGAGACGCCAAAGAAGAGGTACCAAGCGCTGAGGTGGACCCTCCTCTGCTGTCAGCTAACTCCCGAAATTTTATAGGCACTGGAGGTGGCTCTGTCACAGAGAACACGGTACATTCCTAA